In the Setaria italica strain Yugu1 chromosome VI, Setaria_italica_v2.0, whole genome shotgun sequence genome, one interval contains:
- the LOC101759914 gene encoding uncharacterized protein LOC101759914 — protein sequence MMARLLAQTLTLARPGPSPSATTAASASLRGLATKVEVIEIDLTEEDPAGSSSPGSPASSPSVEVVGIRRLEEAIHGVMVRRATPDWLPFVPGGSFWVPPLRRPHGVAELVSRIAAAGGAEGVVGSAGAAVEVVEIDAPMTEEEALSFSTARGWPSASYFVDGKSQHSKKESRKGANQTDDEES from the exons atgatggcccgcctcctcgcgcagaccctaaccctagcccgccccggcccctccccctccgccaccaccgccgcgtcCGCCTCGCTCCGCGGCCTCGCCACCAAGGTCGAGGTCATCGAGATCGACCTCACCGAGGAGGACCCCGCGGGTTCCTCCTCCCCCGGgtcccccgcctcctccccgtcggTCGAGGTGGTGGGGATCCGGCGACTGGAGGAGGCCATCCACGGCGTCATGGTGCGGCGCGCCACCCCCGACTGGCTCCCCTTCGTGCCGGGCGGGTCCTTCTGGGTGCCCCCGCTGCGGCGCCCGCACGGGGTCGCCGAGCTCGTCAGCCGgatcgcggccgccggcggcgcggagggggtCGTCGGGTCCGCGGGCGCCGCGGTCGAGGTCGTGGAGATCGACGCGCCCatgacggaggaggaggcgctctccttctccaccgcGCGGGGGTGGCCATCGGCATCCTACTTCGTCGATG GCAAATCTCAACATTCAAAGAAGGAATCGAGGAAAGGTGCAAATCAAACTGATGATGAAGAAAGCTGA